One region of Streptomyces davaonensis JCM 4913 genomic DNA includes:
- the pcaB gene encoding 3-carboxy-cis,cis-muconate cycloisomerase, protein MSSADVDSLLGPGWAQCAAASATSDTAFLQALLDAEAALTRAQGPAEAGRAVTEAADVGRYDLPSIARRARAGGNPVIPLVADLTEAVGEEYGPSVHRGATSQDIMDTATMLVAHRALAPLLTDLARTASALARLAAEQRDTALPGRTLTQHAVPTTFGLKAAGWRALVLDARDRVTAVRESLPVQLGGAAGTLAAFAAYGAEDATALVAAYAREAGLAAPELPWHTLRTPLADLAGCLAFTAGALGKIAADVLTLSRTEIGELAEGSGGSSSAMPHKANPVRSTLVAAAARRAPQLAATLYGSLVAEDERPAGAWHAEWEPLRDLLRLMGGAARDAAELTEGLRVDADAMREHLGLTHGLIVSERLSAELAPVLGRARAKTLLTELARRTHTEGRTLTELLLEEPELKGLDVTELTDPSRYTGSAAALTDRALERR, encoded by the coding sequence GTGAGTTCTGCCGATGTCGACAGCCTGCTCGGTCCCGGGTGGGCTCAGTGCGCCGCCGCGTCCGCGACGAGCGACACCGCCTTCCTCCAGGCCCTGTTGGACGCCGAGGCCGCGCTGACCCGCGCTCAGGGCCCGGCCGAGGCGGGCCGGGCGGTGACCGAGGCCGCCGACGTCGGCCGCTACGACCTGCCGTCGATCGCGCGGCGCGCCCGCGCGGGCGGCAACCCGGTCATCCCGCTGGTCGCCGATCTGACCGAGGCGGTGGGCGAGGAGTACGGCCCGTCCGTGCACCGGGGCGCGACCAGTCAGGACATCATGGACACCGCCACGATGCTGGTCGCCCACCGCGCCCTGGCCCCGCTCCTGACCGACCTCGCGCGCACCGCGTCGGCGCTGGCCCGGCTGGCGGCCGAGCAGCGGGACACCGCACTGCCCGGACGCACCCTCACCCAGCACGCCGTACCGACGACCTTCGGCCTGAAGGCGGCGGGCTGGCGTGCGCTGGTGCTGGACGCACGGGACCGAGTGACGGCCGTGCGGGAGTCGCTGCCGGTCCAACTCGGGGGCGCGGCCGGGACGTTGGCCGCCTTCGCCGCCTACGGCGCCGAGGACGCGACGGCGTTGGTCGCGGCGTATGCGCGGGAGGCCGGTCTCGCGGCGCCCGAGCTGCCGTGGCACACCCTGCGCACGCCCCTCGCGGATCTGGCCGGATGCCTGGCGTTCACGGCCGGGGCGCTGGGCAAGATCGCGGCGGATGTGCTGACACTGTCGCGGACCGAGATCGGCGAGCTGGCGGAGGGCAGTGGCGGCAGTTCGTCGGCCATGCCCCACAAGGCGAATCCGGTACGGTCCACGCTGGTCGCGGCGGCGGCCCGGCGGGCGCCGCAGCTCGCCGCCACGCTGTACGGGTCGCTGGTGGCCGAGGACGAGCGCCCGGCCGGCGCCTGGCACGCCGAGTGGGAGCCGCTGCGCGACCTGCTGCGGCTGATGGGCGGGGCCGCCCGGGACGCGGCCGAACTCACCGAGGGGCTGCGGGTCGACGCGGACGCGATGCGCGAGCACCTCGGTCTCACCCACGGGTTGATCGTCTCGGAGCGGCTCTCCGCCGAGCTGGCGCCGGTGCTGGGTCGCGCCCGCGCCAAGACGCTCCTCACGGAACTGGCACGGCGTACCCACACCGAGGGCCGCACACTTACCGAACTCCTCTTGGAGGAGCCCGAGTTGAAGGGCCTCGACGTCACCGAGCTCACCGACCCCTCCCGATACACCGGCAGCGCCGCTGCCCTCACCGACCGTGCTCTGGAGCGACGTTGA
- the pcaDC gene encoding bifunctional 3-oxoadipate enol-lactonase/4-carboxymuconolactone decarboxylase PcaDC, with translation MTDLLLNHRVEGSASAPPLLLGPSLGTSYALWDAVAPELSIGHRVVRWDLPGHGGSAADLIGPGASVGDLAGLVLRLADSLGVARFAYAGVSLGGAVGLHLAVHHPDRVASLAVICSSAHFNGAKPWQERAALVRAEGLAGLAEGANSRWFTAGFTVQRLVQDHREADPEAYAACCDALAAFDLRDRLTEISAPTLLIAGREDPATPPVHLREIADAVPGAALLELPGASHLAPVQCPEAVLTALRTHFDGAAPRGMEVRREVLGDTHVDRAQARQTPFTARFQDFISRYAWGEIWTDPTLSRRERSMITLTALVAHGHYDELAMHVRAARRNGLTPEEIGAVLLQTAVYCGVPAANSAFATAQRVLAEEED, from the coding sequence TTGACCGACCTTCTCCTCAACCACCGCGTCGAGGGCTCCGCTTCGGCGCCCCCACTGCTGCTCGGTCCTTCGCTGGGCACCTCGTACGCCCTGTGGGACGCGGTAGCGCCCGAGCTGTCCATCGGGCACCGGGTGGTCCGTTGGGACCTGCCCGGACACGGCGGCTCGGCCGCGGACCTGATCGGGCCCGGGGCGAGTGTCGGGGACCTGGCCGGTCTGGTGCTGCGGCTCGCCGACTCACTCGGCGTGGCACGGTTCGCGTACGCCGGGGTGTCGCTCGGTGGTGCCGTGGGCCTTCATCTGGCCGTGCACCACCCCGACCGCGTGGCCTCGCTCGCCGTGATCTGTTCCTCGGCCCACTTCAACGGGGCGAAGCCGTGGCAGGAGCGGGCCGCGCTGGTGCGTGCCGAGGGTCTTGCCGGGCTGGCCGAGGGGGCGAACTCCCGTTGGTTCACGGCCGGGTTCACCGTGCAGCGGCTCGTCCAGGACCATCGGGAGGCCGACCCGGAGGCGTACGCGGCGTGCTGTGACGCGCTGGCCGCGTTCGATCTGCGCGACCGGCTCACGGAGATCTCTGCGCCGACCCTGCTGATCGCGGGACGGGAGGATCCGGCGACCCCGCCGGTCCATCTGCGGGAGATCGCGGACGCGGTCCCGGGCGCCGCTCTCCTGGAGCTGCCCGGCGCCTCCCACCTGGCGCCCGTGCAATGCCCGGAGGCCGTACTGACGGCCCTGCGCACCCACTTCGACGGCGCCGCCCCGCGCGGTATGGAAGTGCGCCGGGAAGTCCTCGGCGACACGCACGTGGACCGCGCCCAGGCCCGCCAGACGCCCTTCACGGCACGCTTCCAGGACTTCATCTCCCGCTACGCCTGGGGCGAGATCTGGACCGACCCCACGCTCAGCCGCCGCGAGCGCAGCATGATCACCCTGACCGCGCTGGTCGCCCACGGCCACTACGACGAGCTGGCGATGCATGTGCGGGCGGCCCGGCGCAACGGGCTCACCCCGGAGGAGAT
- the pcaG gene encoding protocatechuate 3,4-dioxygenase subunit alpha, giving the protein MTKIDTNRPETVLPTPSHTVGPFYGHALPFPGGGDIAPVGHPDTIAVQGYVYDGEGNPLPDAFLELWGADPDGRVPQVDGSMRRDPATGGFLGRNGVEFTGWGRVQTDANGHWSARTLRPGARGQSAPYLSVCLFARGLLVHLYTRIYLPGDEAALAADPLLSRVDPERRATLIAAEERQGTYRFDIRLQGEGETVFLEFQ; this is encoded by the coding sequence ATGACGAAGATCGACACGAATCGCCCCGAGACCGTGCTGCCCACGCCCTCGCACACGGTCGGCCCCTTCTACGGCCACGCCCTGCCCTTCCCCGGCGGCGGCGACATCGCCCCGGTCGGCCACCCGGACACCATCGCCGTCCAGGGATACGTGTACGACGGTGAGGGCAATCCGCTGCCGGACGCGTTCCTGGAACTGTGGGGTGCCGATCCGGACGGCCGGGTGCCGCAGGTCGACGGATCCATGCGGCGCGACCCGGCCACCGGCGGCTTCCTGGGCCGCAACGGCGTGGAGTTCACCGGCTGGGGGCGGGTCCAGACCGACGCGAACGGCCACTGGAGCGCGCGGACGCTGCGGCCGGGAGCGCGCGGGCAGAGCGCGCCGTACCTCAGTGTGTGTCTGTTCGCGCGCGGGCTGCTCGTGCATCTGTACACGCGGATCTATCTGCCGGGCGACGAGGCGGCGCTGGCCGCGGACCCGTTGCTGTCCCGGGTGGATCCGGAGCGACGCGCCACGCTGATCGCGGCGGAGGAACGCCAAGGCACCTACCGTTTCGACATCCGCCTTCAGGGCGAGGGCGAGACGGTCTTCCTGGAGTTCCAGTGA
- the pcaH gene encoding protocatechuate 3,4-dioxygenase subunit beta, which yields MTLTQHDIDQEIAAEHAAYEKRIADGAPVEHHPRRDYAPYRSSVLRHPKQPPVAIDVSKDPELVELHSPAFGERDITEIDNDLTRQHSGEPIGERITVSGRLLDRSGRPVRGQLVEIWQANSAGRYAHQREQHDAPLDPNFTGVGRTLSDDNGFYTFTTVQPGPYPWRQHLNAWRPAHIHFSVFGTAFTQRLVTQMYFPSDPLFPYDPIIQSVTDDAARQRLIATYDHSLSVPEFSMGYHWDIVLDGPNATWIEEGR from the coding sequence ATGACTCTCACCCAGCACGACATCGACCAGGAGATCGCGGCCGAGCACGCCGCGTACGAGAAGCGGATCGCGGACGGCGCGCCCGTGGAGCATCACCCGCGGCGCGACTACGCGCCGTACCGTTCCTCCGTGCTGCGCCACCCCAAGCAGCCGCCGGTCGCGATCGACGTCAGCAAGGACCCGGAGCTGGTGGAGCTGCACTCCCCCGCCTTCGGGGAGCGGGACATCACCGAGATCGACAATGACCTGACCCGGCAGCACAGCGGTGAGCCGATCGGTGAGCGGATCACCGTCTCCGGGCGGCTCCTGGACCGCTCCGGGCGCCCGGTGCGCGGTCAGCTCGTGGAGATCTGGCAGGCCAACTCGGCGGGCCGCTACGCCCATCAGCGCGAGCAGCACGACGCCCCGCTGGACCCCAACTTCACCGGCGTCGGCCGCACGCTCAGCGACGACAACGGCTTCTACACCTTCACCACCGTCCAGCCGGGCCCGTACCCCTGGCGCCAGCACCTCAACGCCTGGCGTCCCGCGCACATCCACTTCTCGGTCTTCGGCACGGCGTTCACCCAGCGGCTGGTGACGCAGATGTACTTCCCGAGCGACCCGCTCTTCCCCTACGACCCGATCATCCAGTCGGTGACGGACGACGCGGCCCGCCAGCGGCTGATCGCCACCTACGACCACAGCCTGTCGGTACCGGAGTTCTCCATGGGCTACCACTGGGACATCGTGCTCGACGGCCCGAACGCCACCTGGATCGAGGAAGGGCGCTGA